In one window of candidate division WOR-3 bacterium DNA:
- a CDS encoding T9SS type A sorting domain-containing protein: MKNQNMLFCSGRQVYTLFYCALILSLFIPYSLNAATFVVNRTIPDDNNPGSLRWSMNGANMNPGPDTIVFNIGGTGPYVIAPIMQLPVLTDQAGVLIDGLSQPGTWAGANPPTTANLLIVLDGANAGAAHGIHIWSSNNTVQGLVVQNFQQDGIRVQARPDVAQNNIIYCNFVGTDQTGTLDIGNGWNLQGLWAGIYIICTPGTLGVAINNIVQGNLASGNYAEGIGIASCPPGDVGFNAVLFNYIGTDIAGAVDLGNDHDGVYIGEGAHDNIVDNNLISGNDFEGVCIIGYAEAVPPIYTYANTVANNTIGLNIAQAPLPNTRDGVSIGVYGTWYQGGFATDNIIAMNTIAHNGRNGVLVWESDSNTINADRNAINQNSIYNNNLLGIDLDDDGVTPNDGGDPDFGANEDLNFPVITSAVYSNGQTAITGTLDIDTDPTQATIEIFKANPDPSGYGEGQIFINLTNPVAGGNWSAVVTGLAVGDTITATTTDMNFNTSEFCQNYIVVTGIEENKEAYVPDRFEFAQSRPNPFTHTTSINYALPEESNVGLRIFDISGRLIRTLVNGVRMPGSYTVHWDGTDVEGRRVSPGVYICILDAGEFSAMRKVIFTR, from the coding sequence ATGAAGAATCAAAATATGCTGTTTTGCAGTGGAAGACAGGTCTACACTTTATTTTATTGCGCATTGATACTTTCATTATTCATTCCATATTCTCTAAACGCTGCAACTTTTGTCGTCAACAGGACCATTCCGGACGATAACAACCCCGGCAGCCTGAGGTGGAGTATGAACGGCGCCAACATGAACCCAGGACCGGACACTATCGTGTTCAATATAGGTGGAACAGGTCCTTATGTCATAGCACCCATAATGCAGTTACCCGTGCTCACCGACCAGGCAGGAGTGCTCATTGATGGACTTTCGCAGCCTGGAACTTGGGCAGGAGCGAACCCGCCCACGACGGCCAATCTATTGATCGTGCTCGACGGCGCTAATGCCGGTGCGGCTCATGGTATTCACATATGGTCGTCCAATAACACTGTTCAGGGGCTCGTGGTGCAGAATTTCCAGCAGGACGGGATAAGGGTTCAGGCAAGGCCTGATGTGGCGCAGAATAACATTATATACTGCAACTTTGTTGGCACTGACCAGACCGGCACGCTTGATATCGGCAATGGATGGAACCTTCAGGGATTGTGGGCAGGCATATATATAATATGCACGCCAGGGACCCTTGGAGTGGCTATCAATAACATAGTGCAGGGTAACCTGGCATCCGGTAATTATGCCGAGGGCATTGGTATTGCAAGCTGCCCTCCGGGTGATGTCGGTTTCAACGCGGTGCTCTTCAACTACATAGGTACTGATATTGCGGGCGCAGTCGATCTGGGGAATGATCACGACGGTGTATATATTGGTGAGGGTGCCCATGACAATATTGTGGATAACAATCTCATCTCAGGAAATGATTTTGAAGGCGTCTGCATAATCGGTTATGCAGAAGCCGTGCCGCCGATCTACACCTATGCCAACACAGTAGCCAATAACACAATAGGGTTGAACATTGCCCAGGCACCCTTGCCGAACACGCGCGACGGGGTGAGCATCGGTGTATACGGTACATGGTATCAGGGTGGTTTTGCGACCGACAATATCATCGCTATGAATACCATCGCGCATAATGGGCGTAATGGTGTGCTTGTATGGGAAAGCGATTCGAACACGATAAATGCCGACCGTAATGCTATCAACCAGAATTCGATCTACAACAACAATTTACTGGGGATAGATCTTGATGATGACGGGGTCACACCTAATGATGGAGGTGACCCTGATTTTGGTGCCAACGAAGATCTCAATTTCCCGGTCATAACGAGCGCCGTATACAGTAACGGTCAAACAGCGATCACGGGTACGTTAGACATAGATACCGATCCTACTCAGGCTACAATTGAGATATTCAAGGCTAATCCCGATCCATCGGGATACGGTGAGGGGCAGATTTTCATCAATCTTACGAATCCTGTGGCAGGGGGGAATTGGTCTGCTGTTGTCACCGGGCTCGCTGTTGGAGATACGATCACCGCGACCACGACCGATATGAATTTCAACACTTCGGAATTCTGCCAGAACTACATCGTCGTGACCGGCATCGAAGAGAACAAAGAAGCATACGTTCCCGACCGATTTGAATTTGCCCAGAGCCGACCGAACCCGTTCACACACACGACTTCTATCAATTACGCGTTACCCGAAGAGAGCAATGTTGGTCTGCGTATCTTTGATATTTCTGGCAGGTTGATAAGAACGCTGGTGAACGGCGTGCGCATGCCCGGATCATACACCGTGCACTGGGATGGCACGGATGTCGAAGGACGGCGGGTCAGTCCTGGTGTTTATATTTGCATCCTTGATGCCGGTGAGTTCAGTGCAATGAGAAAGGTGATTTTCACGAGGTAA
- a CDS encoding FAD-binding oxidoreductase, giving the protein MSVKKEIIKQLQDIVGNEHCRTNNAELYVYAFDGGIHRKKPDVVVQPQNAKQVQDVIMLANKHKIPIVPRGGGSGLCGMAVPIDGGIVVDMQRMNKIRDIRINDLYCVVEPGVVCDDFNAAISKNKFFIPGPASSEVATLGGMIALNASGGQAVKYGATRDYVMGLEVVTPTGEIVRIGANTIKHSSGYQLERLIVGSEGTLGIITEANIRIAPKPAKVAACVAAFDDLEKAGQCVANIIARPLIPAELEIMSEPCIKAVNKATNMGLPEVAGMLLIKLDGEPEVIKRDIETVADICKQTGAVTVDFTEDEKRIADLWKARKQMLPSLSLLKEEYTTTMLADDMAVPVSQIPKAVAGIWEISNKYDLIIPPYGHVGDGNMHTKVLMNAANPEHWKQAKSAVKEIYELIHALGGTTSGEHGIGITKAQDFIRERKTAIPMMKAIKEALDPNNIMNPHKIWQWEDDFLHELRYPTNPERKLEGHLAALEQEMMTCTMCGYCKNVCPTFVDLMWDPPSSRGRIVLSYGMLEKELEVDDSVASALYQCTLCRDCNRRCPSKVKVPDIVRAARADLVEAGFAYDSHKAFIENIKKTGNIFADTEVMAPLRDGETPVFVGCQFLARPNQTKMYLKLFEKIGIKPKVIKEVCCGYPMEALGFVKDFEAHQKKFKELFPFDNAITLCPTCTVYLNEAYKIKAKHAMQVIAEKLPGAQLKKLSGKVTYHDPCDLSRGAKVIKEPREIIKQIGLELVEMKFKENTSRCCGGGGGILVSDNPLSSRIAANRIEEALKTKVDTIVTACATCEQVLKTAATAAADKGEGKINVMGLQQMIWKALA; this is encoded by the coding sequence ATGTCAGTGAAAAAAGAAATCATAAAGCAGTTGCAGGATATCGTTGGCAATGAACATTGCCGTACAAACAATGCTGAGCTATATGTCTACGCGTTCGATGGTGGTATCCACCGTAAAAAACCGGACGTAGTCGTTCAGCCACAGAATGCAAAGCAGGTACAGGATGTCATCATGCTGGCAAACAAGCACAAAATACCGATTGTGCCTCGCGGCGGTGGTTCGGGTCTGTGCGGCATGGCCGTACCGATTGACGGTGGGATTGTCGTCGATATGCAGCGCATGAACAAAATACGCGACATCAGAATAAACGACCTATACTGTGTAGTAGAGCCTGGAGTTGTGTGTGACGACTTCAATGCAGCCATATCAAAGAACAAGTTCTTTATACCAGGCCCGGCATCGAGCGAAGTTGCCACCCTAGGCGGCATGATCGCGCTGAATGCCTCGGGCGGTCAAGCGGTGAAATACGGCGCAACACGTGATTACGTGATGGGGCTTGAAGTAGTTACCCCAACTGGTGAAATCGTACGAATTGGTGCAAATACTATCAAACATTCAAGTGGTTATCAATTGGAGAGGCTGATCGTCGGATCTGAAGGTACGCTGGGTATTATCACGGAAGCCAATATCCGTATTGCGCCCAAGCCGGCCAAGGTCGCCGCCTGCGTTGCAGCATTTGATGATCTCGAAAAAGCCGGCCAATGTGTTGCAAACATCATTGCCAGGCCACTCATTCCCGCTGAACTGGAGATAATGTCTGAGCCCTGCATCAAAGCTGTAAACAAAGCCACTAACATGGGATTGCCCGAAGTTGCCGGTATGTTGCTGATCAAGTTGGACGGCGAGCCCGAGGTGATTAAGAGGGACATAGAAACCGTGGCGGATATCTGCAAGCAGACAGGTGCGGTTACGGTTGATTTCACCGAAGATGAAAAGAGAATAGCAGACCTCTGGAAAGCACGCAAACAAATGTTACCCTCACTCAGTCTGTTGAAGGAGGAATACACAACGACAATGCTCGCGGATGATATGGCCGTACCAGTATCGCAAATACCAAAAGCGGTCGCCGGTATCTGGGAGATCTCAAACAAATACGATCTGATCATACCGCCATACGGACACGTTGGCGACGGCAACATGCACACCAAAGTACTGATGAATGCAGCGAATCCGGAACACTGGAAACAGGCAAAAAGCGCGGTCAAGGAAATCTATGAATTGATCCACGCGCTCGGCGGGACGACATCCGGTGAACACGGCATCGGCATAACAAAGGCACAGGATTTCATCCGTGAACGAAAAACCGCCATCCCGATGATGAAGGCCATCAAAGAGGCACTCGATCCCAATAACATAATGAACCCTCACAAGATCTGGCAGTGGGAAGACGATTTCCTGCATGAACTCCGCTATCCAACAAACCCGGAAAGAAAACTCGAAGGGCATCTCGCGGCACTGGAGCAGGAAATGATGACATGCACGATGTGTGGTTATTGCAAGAACGTCTGCCCCACTTTTGTCGATCTCATGTGGGACCCGCCTTCGAGCCGGGGACGCATAGTGCTGTCATACGGAATGCTCGAAAAAGAACTCGAAGTTGACGATTCAGTTGCCAGTGCTCTGTACCAGTGCACGTTGTGCCGTGACTGTAACCGCCGCTGTCCGTCCAAGGTGAAGGTGCCCGACATCGTTCGTGCTGCGCGCGCCGACCTCGTTGAAGCGGGTTTCGCCTATGATAGCCACAAGGCGTTTATCGAAAATATCAAGAAAACAGGGAACATCTTCGCCGATACTGAAGTAATGGCTCCGCTACGCGACGGCGAAACGCCTGTCTTTGTAGGCTGCCAGTTCCTCGCACGTCCGAATCAAACGAAAATGTACCTGAAGCTCTTCGAAAAAATTGGTATCAAACCAAAAGTAATAAAAGAAGTATGCTGTGGCTATCCCATGGAAGCGCTGGGTTTTGTCAAGGATTTTGAAGCGCATCAGAAAAAATTCAAGGAACTTTTTCCATTTGACAACGCGATAACCCTCTGCCCCACATGCACGGTATACCTGAATGAGGCCTACAAAATCAAAGCAAAACATGCCATGCAGGTCATCGCAGAGAAATTGCCAGGAGCACAGTTAAAGAAACTGAGCGGCAAGGTTACATACCATGACCCGTGCGACCTATCACGCGGTGCCAAGGTCATCAAAGAACCAAGAGAAATCATCAAGCAGATCGGTCTCGAACTCGTCGAAATGAAGTTCAAAGAGAACACATCGAGATGCTGCGGCGGCGGCGGCGGGATTCTCGTTTCCGACAATCCGCTATCTTCCCGAATCGCAGCGAACCGGATCGAGGAAGCTCTCAAAACCAAAGTCGATACGATAGTTACGGCATGCGCCACGTGTGAGCAAGTACTGAAAACCGCAGCGACCGCGGCGGCCGACAAGGGCGAAGGTAAGATCAACGTGATGGGACTACAGCAGATGATCTGGAAAGCACTGGCGTAG
- the gcvH gene encoding glycine cleavage system protein GcvH, whose product MMEIQGYNVPEDLYYHNENTWVKVEDDGNVRVGMDDFYQKQAGDTTYVDLPFEGDSVSQGETCGKIQSSKWVGKFVSPISGEIVEVNSELENDCRLINKDPYGAGWIVRIKPSNLDEELKQLANGADSLTKFIQDHVDKVSRGGE is encoded by the coding sequence ATGATGGAAATCCAGGGATACAACGTACCCGAGGATTTGTATTATCATAATGAGAATACGTGGGTGAAAGTCGAGGACGACGGGAACGTGCGGGTAGGTATGGATGATTTCTATCAGAAACAAGCAGGCGATACAACATACGTCGACCTGCCATTTGAGGGTGATTCAGTGAGTCAAGGTGAGACATGCGGCAAGATTCAATCTTCAAAGTGGGTCGGCAAATTCGTATCACCGATATCCGGAGAAATAGTCGAAGTGAATAGCGAACTGGAGAACGACTGTCGCCTGATCAATAAAGATCCATACGGAGCCGGATGGATAGTGAGAATCAAACCATCAAATCTAGATGAGGAATTAAAACAACTGGCTAATGGCGCGGATTCACTCACAAAATTCATTCAGGACCATGTCGATAAAGTAAGCCGGGGTGGTGAGTAA
- the larA gene encoding nickel-dependent lactate racemase, with amino-acid sequence MKIGVPYGRENIYVHVDERNVGEIIYPNDVETTDEEKTLVRALQNPIQSSTFEKFIGDAKDILFLINDATRPTPTAKVLKILYPLIKNRDVRFLIATGMHRAPTEDEYQEIFGELRVELHDKIFAHDSKKDEDMVYLGTSKNGTEMYVNKMAVEAHKIVIIGSVEPHYFAGYTGGRKSFLPGVASYKTIEQNHKLALKSSARALSLEGNPVHEDMEDAITTIKDKEIFAIMTVLDRYERIYAATAGDITESLKAAIDKAHRVFSVEIKDKADIVVAVAPYPMDIDLYQSQKALDNGKLALNDNGILILVSKCRMGVGSDTFVKLLSSCHTPQDTLDKIDKEFKLGYHKAAKMAEIARWAQMWAVTSLEDDLMNSIFIKPFRSLQQAIDDAVAQKGEERILFLMNASLSVPKRRKLLVYRPRKFIHASRWGADVPLSQFPKSKDGSKKPNPLAYICAEI; translated from the coding sequence TTGAAAATCGGGGTTCCGTACGGACGAGAGAACATATATGTGCACGTCGACGAACGTAATGTTGGCGAAATCATCTATCCAAACGATGTGGAAACCACGGACGAAGAGAAAACGTTGGTACGAGCACTGCAAAATCCAATTCAATCGAGCACATTCGAGAAGTTCATTGGCGATGCAAAAGACATCCTTTTTCTCATAAACGACGCAACCCGGCCAACACCCACAGCGAAAGTTCTTAAAATCCTCTACCCCCTGATAAAGAACAGAGATGTGCGTTTTCTCATTGCAACCGGCATGCACCGGGCGCCTACCGAGGATGAATACCAGGAGATATTTGGCGAGCTGCGCGTTGAATTGCATGATAAAATATTCGCTCACGATTCCAAGAAAGATGAGGACATGGTTTATCTTGGAACATCGAAGAACGGAACAGAGATGTACGTCAACAAAATGGCTGTAGAAGCGCATAAGATCGTCATCATCGGTTCGGTAGAACCTCATTATTTTGCTGGCTATACCGGAGGCAGAAAATCCTTCCTCCCTGGCGTTGCTTCATATAAAACAATTGAGCAAAATCACAAGTTGGCATTGAAGTCAAGCGCCAGGGCACTAAGCCTTGAAGGTAACCCAGTCCACGAGGATATGGAGGATGCCATAACAACCATCAAAGACAAAGAAATCTTCGCTATCATGACCGTTCTCGATCGCTATGAGAGGATCTACGCAGCGACCGCAGGCGACATAACCGAATCATTGAAAGCCGCAATCGATAAGGCTCATCGCGTCTTCTCCGTCGAAATCAAAGACAAAGCAGACATAGTGGTCGCTGTTGCACCATACCCTATGGACATCGACCTTTACCAGTCGCAAAAAGCATTGGATAACGGTAAGCTTGCCCTCAACGACAACGGTATCCTCATTCTCGTGTCGAAATGCCGTATGGGTGTTGGTAGCGATACCTTCGTTAAACTCCTGAGCAGTTGTCATACGCCACAAGATACTCTGGACAAGATAGACAAAGAATTCAAACTCGGGTACCACAAGGCAGCCAAGATGGCCGAAATTGCACGCTGGGCACAGATGTGGGCAGTTACCAGCCTTGAAGATGACCTGATGAACAGCATCTTCATAAAACCTTTTCGCAGCCTGCAGCAAGCAATTGACGATGCGGTAGCGCAAAAGGGTGAAGAAAGAATCCTTTTTCTGATGAATGCAAGCCTGAGCGTACCTAAACGCAGGAAGCTGCTTGTGTATCGACCCAGAAAATTCATACACGCAAGCAGGTGGGGTGCAGACGTGCCCCTATCGCAATTTCCCAAGTCAAAAGACGGTAGTAAGAAACCCAACCCCCTCGCCTATATTTGCGCTGAGATATGA
- the mdh gene encoding malate dehydrogenase, whose product MKKVSIIGAGNVGSSVALYLAEHKIADVYLIDVVEGLAEGKALDAEEAAPIRRYDVELRGCTDFSCMVDSEIVVITAGIARQPGMSRDDLLNTNAKIIKSVSEKAAEFAPNSIIIMVTNPLDVMTYLALKTTGFALKKVIGMAGVLDSIRFRYFVSQKLGVSVIDTTAMVLGGHGDSMVPLPRYSTVAGIPITELMSKDDIDKLIERTRKGGAEIVSYLKTGSAYYAPAASVAKMVECIIRDKRRILPCSAYLRGEYGIDGIFVGVPVMLGKHGVEKIIELELIPEELDALHTSASAVKAVIEKLEASGVI is encoded by the coding sequence ATGAAAAAGGTTAGTATCATCGGTGCCGGGAATGTTGGCAGTTCTGTAGCATTATACTTGGCCGAGCACAAAATCGCAGACGTTTATCTAATCGACGTGGTCGAAGGACTTGCCGAAGGAAAAGCACTCGACGCTGAAGAGGCAGCGCCAATACGACGTTATGATGTCGAACTGCGTGGTTGTACAGATTTCTCGTGCATGGTTGATTCGGAAATAGTCGTTATCACTGCAGGAATCGCCCGGCAACCGGGCATGTCTCGCGATGACCTGCTCAACACGAACGCAAAAATCATCAAATCGGTTTCCGAAAAAGCTGCCGAATTCGCTCCCAATTCTATAATCATAATGGTAACCAACCCGCTTGATGTGATGACCTATTTGGCGTTAAAAACAACGGGTTTTGCACTCAAGAAGGTCATTGGCATGGCTGGCGTCCTTGACTCGATAAGATTCCGCTATTTTGTGTCACAGAAGCTTGGTGTTTCGGTCATCGATACGACCGCAATGGTACTCGGCGGGCATGGTGATTCGATGGTGCCTCTGCCTAGATACTCAACGGTCGCCGGCATACCCATTACCGAACTGATGTCCAAAGATGATATCGATAAGTTGATCGAAAGAACCCGCAAGGGCGGTGCAGAGATCGTATCATATCTCAAAACGGGAAGTGCTTACTATGCGCCTGCGGCTTCGGTCGCAAAAATGGTAGAATGTATCATCCGTGACAAGAGACGCATCCTTCCTTGTTCAGCCTATTTGAGGGGTGAGTATGGTATCGACGGGATTTTCGTCGGCGTACCCGTTATGCTGGGCAAACACGGCGTAGAAAAAATCATCGAACTCGAACTAATCCCCGAGGAGTTAGACGCTCTCCATACATCCGCATCGGCGGTAAAAGCGGTAATCGAGAAACTGGAGGCATCCGGCGTCATATAG
- the mdh gene encoding malate dehydrogenase: MKKVSIIGAGNVGANTAFYIGEKNFADVMLVDIVEGRAKGKALDLMEAAPVRYYDAKIDGSDNIEEIAGSKVVVITAGHVRKPQMSRLDLLETNAKVLDPIIPQIKQYAPEAIIINITEPVDALTCYLWKKGGFDPKKVIGMTGVLDTTRLREFISKELQVSTANTTAVVIGGHHDFMVIIPRYASVEGIPITQLLPQERIENLIKRTRSAGSEILARLKTATAHYAPAAAIAEICEAIIKDAKRVLCVSACLQGEYDVKDLCLGVPAIIGAGGVEKVLELTLTIEERRQFEESVTVIKNAVDTLEL; this comes from the coding sequence ATGAAAAAGGTAAGCATTATCGGTGCTGGCAATGTCGGCGCAAACACCGCTTTCTACATAGGAGAGAAGAATTTCGCTGATGTCATGCTGGTCGATATTGTGGAAGGCAGGGCAAAAGGCAAAGCACTCGACTTGATGGAAGCGGCACCGGTTAGATATTACGATGCGAAGATCGATGGCTCTGACAACATTGAAGAGATCGCGGGTTCAAAAGTCGTCGTCATTACTGCTGGGCACGTAAGGAAACCCCAGATGTCCCGTCTTGACCTACTGGAAACAAACGCCAAGGTACTCGATCCAATCATTCCCCAGATAAAGCAGTATGCACCTGAGGCAATAATCATTAATATCACAGAACCGGTTGATGCCCTTACGTGTTACTTATGGAAGAAGGGCGGATTCGATCCCAAAAAGGTCATCGGTATGACCGGCGTACTGGATACGACAAGACTGCGTGAATTCATCTCCAAGGAACTCCAGGTTTCTACGGCCAACACGACAGCAGTAGTGATCGGTGGTCATCACGATTTCATGGTGATAATCCCCAGATATGCCAGCGTAGAAGGCATCCCGATCACTCAACTATTACCCCAGGAAAGAATTGAAAACCTGATCAAACGTACAAGAAGCGCCGGCAGCGAAATCCTCGCCCGTCTAAAAACCGCAACTGCTCATTATGCACCTGCTGCAGCGATTGCTGAAATATGTGAAGCAATAATCAAGGACGCCAAACGAGTCCTCTGCGTATCGGCCTGTCTACAGGGTGAATATGACGTGAAAGACCTTTGCCTCGGTGTACCCGCAATCATTGGCGCAGGCGGAGTGGAAAAGGTCCTAGAACTCACTTTGACAATCGAAGAACGCCGCCAGTTCGAGGAATCAGTTACAGTCATCAAAAACGCGGTAGATACTCTGGAACTCTAA